A region from the Methanofollis liminatans DSM 4140 genome encodes:
- a CDS encoding 2-oxoacid:acceptor oxidoreductase family protein, translating to MYEIRIHSRGGQGGVTAARLLALAAFRDGKYATACPFYGAERRGAPVVSFVRIDDLPIKVYSQIRSPDMVVVLDASVMDTVDVLQGLKPGGTVVINSEKPHEFPGFASYNVDLTGIALAENLAIAGTPIVNTPFLGAAAKLGIVSVDSAKQAIREMFSDERNVKVAEAAYEEMVI from the coding sequence ATGTACGAGATTCGGATCCATTCCCGCGGCGGGCAGGGCGGGGTCACGGCGGCACGCCTCCTCGCCCTCGCCGCATTCAGGGACGGGAAATACGCCACTGCGTGCCCCTTCTATGGGGCCGAGCGCCGGGGAGCGCCGGTCGTCTCCTTCGTGCGGATCGACGATCTACCCATCAAGGTCTACTCGCAGATCAGGAGCCCGGACATGGTCGTCGTCCTGGACGCCTCGGTGATGGACACGGTGGACGTGCTCCAGGGGCTCAAGCCCGGCGGCACCGTGGTCATCAACAGCGAAAAGCCCCACGAGTTCCCGGGGTTCGCCTCCTATAACGTCGATCTCACCGGGATCGCCCTGGCAGAGAACCTCGCCATCGCCGGGACGCCGATCGTGAACACCCCGTTCCTGGGGGCGGCGGCAAAACTCGGTATCGTCTCTGTCGATTCGGCGAAGCAGGCGATCAGGGAGATGTTCTCGGACGAGCGGAATGTGAAGGTGGCCGAGGCCGCCTACGAGGAGATGGTCATATGA
- a CDS encoding 4Fe-4S binding protein yields the protein MRERLALSKPTRGACGFTGTWREFRPVVDREKCNQCGICQIHCPDGVIDEELNIDLDFCKGCGVCANVCPKKAIAMVREEK from the coding sequence ATGAGAGAGAGGCTTGCCCTGAGCAAACCGACCAGAGGCGCCTGCGGGTTCACCGGGACCTGGCGCGAATTTCGGCCGGTCGTGGACCGGGAGAAGTGCAACCAGTGCGGAATCTGCCAGATCCACTGCCCGGACGGCGTGATCGACGAGGAGCTCAACATCGATCTCGACTTCTGCAAGGGCTGCGGCGTCTGCGCCAATGTCTGCCCGAAGAAGGCAATTGCAATGGTCAGAGAAGAAAAATAA
- a CDS encoding DUF362 domain-containing protein, whose protein sequence is MMREKQVGLVHCRRYDPGEVDRAVERAIGLVGGIGAFVRPGQRVLLKPNMLMGAEPAQAVTTHPAVLGAVARLLVGYGCTVVIADSPGAGTRYTEKNLGRAYEKSGFAALAAIPGVTLSTDTASRTVSYPQGTVMKRFAIIEEALRADAVVVVSKAKTHLFTGYTGAVKNLFGIVPGLEKPIFHARFRKPDDFAGMLLDLNSCVTPVLHIMDAVVGMEGDGPMSGEPRPIGAVLAGADPTAVDVATIRLMGMDPASIPTVAAAVRREMVRPDFGDVRIAGDDPAAVTVLDFRRPSTGQGTMRTSWINRQILRSLQRRGTDLRPLPVPDPERCTGCGRCVRTCPAAAVHIEGGKAEIDHTKCIRCYCCHEMCTFGAIDLRQGPVARVLSALLR, encoded by the coding sequence ATGATGAGAGAGAAACAGGTGGGTCTCGTCCACTGCCGGCGCTACGACCCCGGCGAGGTCGATCGCGCGGTGGAGCGGGCGATCGGGCTGGTCGGCGGGATCGGCGCCTTCGTCAGGCCCGGCCAGCGGGTGCTCCTCAAGCCGAACATGCTGATGGGGGCCGAACCGGCGCAGGCGGTCACCACCCACCCGGCGGTGCTGGGCGCCGTCGCCCGCCTGCTCGTCGGCTACGGCTGCACCGTCGTCATCGCCGATTCCCCGGGCGCCGGGACGCGCTATACGGAGAAAAACCTCGGCCGCGCCTACGAGAAGTCCGGGTTCGCAGCGCTTGCGGCGATCCCCGGCGTCACCCTCTCGACCGACACCGCCTCACGAACCGTCTCCTACCCGCAGGGAACGGTGATGAAACGTTTCGCCATCATCGAGGAGGCGCTCAGGGCCGATGCCGTCGTCGTCGTCTCCAAAGCGAAGACGCATCTCTTCACTGGCTATACCGGGGCGGTAAAAAACCTCTTCGGGATCGTGCCCGGACTTGAAAAGCCGATCTTTCATGCCAGGTTCAGGAAACCGGACGACTTCGCCGGGATGCTCCTGGACCTCAACAGCTGCGTCACTCCGGTGCTCCATATCATGGACGCCGTCGTCGGGATGGAGGGCGACGGCCCGATGTCAGGAGAGCCGCGGCCGATCGGGGCGGTCCTCGCGGGCGCCGATCCGACCGCCGTGGACGTGGCGACGATCAGGCTGATGGGCATGGACCCCGCCTCCATCCCCACGGTGGCGGCGGCGGTGCGGCGGGAGATGGTCAGACCTGACTTCGGGGACGTCAGGATCGCCGGCGACGATCCGGCGGCGGTCACCGTCCTGGATTTCAGGCGCCCGTCCACCGGGCAGGGGACGATGAGGACTTCATGGATCAACCGGCAGATCCTCAGGTCTCTGCAGCGCAGGGGGACCGACCTCCGCCCCCTCCCGGTCCCCGATCCCGAGCGCTGCACCGGGTGCGGGCGGTGTGTCCGCACCTGCCCGGCCGCGGCCGTGCATATCGAGGGAGGAAAGGCAGAGATCGACCATACGAAGTGCATCCGCTGCTACTGCTGCCATGAGATGTGCACCTTCGGGGCGATCGACCTGCGGCAGGGGCCGGTGGCGAGGGTGCTCTCGGCGCTCCTCAGGTAA
- a CDS encoding methyl-accepting chemotaxis protein, giving the protein MSEQDATIEDCRREIAAIKEQSRKSEVLAEGMDQIPLPLHIIDQDYRIVYINRAAADLLGMKAADCIGKPCRDLYRTALCGSKNCPCRVAMDEGRTSNINNELSDGRWIACTGIPFRDASGRIAGAVEYFPDTTAQVRMVSDLLRVGEEARNGNLSARASLEAEGDFLKIAESVNGILDAVTGPLQLASSHVEQISRGITPEKVQGNYKGDLGTLVKNLNLCSEKLLALNQCVAVLQRMAVNDYTVRMEGNYEGGYGALAGAINEVMDRLLIIQGIVTHISQGDLSDLTELKKIGKRSENDNLRPALIAMEEGLLALVEDANMLAKAGREGRLSVRADASRHRGSFADVVDGVNNLLDAVVQPLDEGMKVAGALAQGDYTRSFSDSVPVAGDFREFKDALNRIIVNSREAFRQVIDAAEKVEYGTLEASKGGDQIAQATEQVALTSQRCADLGKKTLTGMEEISRRISDLSASNEEIASTSQEVLERAEGLAQTGRDAQKLGKEANAKIAIVEKIATESATDITQLNEEMRQINKIVKLITDISNQTNLLALNAAIEAARAGEHGRGFAVVAGEVRNLAGESKKATNDIENLITTIQQKSEKTARAIMSANSEITSSVESVDRAIRALNQIVEGAGMVTHDVSEIARAIEDQANTSNSVVQIVDDGTKLTRNNLDQIEDLAALAEETSASTEEIGSATHELNELASELRKQMGRFRI; this is encoded by the coding sequence ATGTCAGAACAGGATGCCACCATCGAAGATTGCCGGCGCGAGATCGCTGCAATCAAGGAGCAGAGCAGGAAAAGCGAAGTCCTGGCGGAGGGAATGGACCAGATCCCCCTCCCGCTCCATATCATCGACCAAGACTACCGCATCGTCTATATCAACAGAGCGGCGGCCGACCTCCTCGGGATGAAAGCCGCCGACTGCATAGGAAAGCCCTGCAGAGATCTCTACAGAACCGCACTCTGCGGTTCGAAAAACTGCCCGTGCAGGGTCGCCATGGACGAGGGCCGCACCAGCAACATCAACAACGAACTCAGCGACGGCCGCTGGATCGCCTGCACCGGCATCCCGTTCAGGGACGCCTCCGGCCGGATCGCCGGGGCGGTGGAATACTTCCCGGACACCACGGCCCAGGTCAGGATGGTCAGCGACCTCCTGCGGGTTGGCGAAGAGGCGCGGAACGGAAACCTCTCGGCACGGGCGAGCCTCGAAGCAGAAGGGGACTTCCTCAAGATTGCAGAGAGCGTGAACGGGATCCTCGACGCCGTCACCGGGCCACTCCAGCTCGCCTCCAGCCATGTGGAGCAAATCAGCCGGGGCATAACGCCTGAAAAAGTCCAGGGGAACTACAAGGGCGATCTCGGAACACTTGTGAAAAATCTCAACCTCTGCTCTGAAAAGCTCCTCGCGCTCAATCAGTGCGTTGCAGTGCTCCAGCGCATGGCGGTCAACGACTACACCGTCAGGATGGAGGGAAACTACGAGGGCGGCTACGGTGCGCTCGCCGGGGCGATAAACGAGGTAATGGACCGCCTGCTCATCATACAGGGGATTGTCACCCACATCTCGCAGGGTGACCTCTCCGATCTCACCGAACTCAAGAAGATCGGCAAGAGATCAGAGAACGACAACCTGCGCCCGGCGCTCATCGCCATGGAGGAGGGCCTCCTCGCCCTCGTCGAAGACGCGAACATGCTTGCGAAGGCGGGACGGGAGGGCAGACTTTCAGTGAGAGCCGACGCCTCCAGACACCGCGGGTCGTTCGCCGATGTCGTCGACGGCGTCAACAACCTCCTGGATGCCGTCGTCCAACCGCTCGACGAGGGCATGAAGGTGGCCGGAGCGCTCGCACAGGGGGATTACACCCGGTCCTTCTCCGACAGCGTCCCGGTCGCCGGAGATTTCAGGGAGTTCAAGGACGCCCTGAACAGGATCATCGTCAACAGCCGCGAAGCGTTCAGGCAGGTCATTGATGCGGCTGAAAAGGTCGAGTACGGCACGCTTGAGGCGAGCAAAGGCGGCGATCAGATCGCACAGGCCACCGAACAGGTGGCGCTCACCAGCCAGCGGTGCGCCGATCTCGGCAAGAAAACCCTCACCGGCATGGAGGAGATCAGCCGGCGGATCAGCGACCTCTCCGCCTCCAACGAGGAGATCGCAAGCACCTCGCAGGAAGTGCTCGAACGGGCCGAAGGCCTCGCCCAGACCGGGCGGGACGCACAGAAACTCGGCAAAGAGGCCAACGCCAAGATCGCGATCGTCGAGAAGATCGCCACCGAGAGCGCCACCGATATCACCCAGCTCAACGAGGAGATGCGGCAGATCAACAAGATCGTCAAGTTGATCACCGACATCTCCAACCAGACCAACCTCCTCGCTCTCAACGCCGCAATTGAAGCCGCACGCGCCGGCGAGCACGGGCGGGGCTTTGCCGTCGTGGCAGGCGAGGTGAGAAACCTTGCCGGAGAGTCGAAGAAGGCGACCAACGATATCGAGAACCTGATCACGACGATCCAGCAAAAGAGCGAGAAGACGGCGCGGGCGATCATGTCGGCAAACAGCGAGATCACCTCGAGCGTCGAGAGTGTGGACCGGGCGATCCGGGCGCTCAACCAGATCGTCGAGGGGGCCGGGATGGTGACCCACGACGTGAGCGAGATCGCGAGGGCGATCGAGGACCAGGCGAACACGAGCAACTCGGTCGTCCAGATCGTCGACGACGGGACCAAACTGACCAGAAACAACCTCGACCAGATCGAGGACCTGGCCGCCCTTGCCGAGGAGACGAGCGCCTCGACCGAAGAGATCGGAAGCGCCACGCACGAGCTCAACGAACTCGCCTCAGAACTCAGGAAACAGATGGGCCGGTTCAGGATCTAG
- a CDS encoding chemotaxis protein CheW, with product MSTSVDVVDFEIGGTRYALDIVMAREIVEMVPLTPVPRAPEFIAGIINLRGEITNIINLNSLLQIPDQKAMAEKKIIVLVPEAAGGSNLGIIVDDVRSVLQVAEEDVEGMDESLCQEAYIKGIIREGAGEGGNTGSTGLIIWIDMAKMLQNLAGAGA from the coding sequence ATGAGCACATCTGTGGACGTCGTGGACTTCGAGATCGGGGGCACCAGGTACGCCCTCGATATCGTGATGGCGCGCGAGATCGTCGAGATGGTCCCGCTCACCCCGGTACCGCGGGCGCCGGAGTTTATCGCCGGGATCATAAACCTCAGGGGCGAGATCACGAACATCATCAACCTCAACAGCCTCCTCCAGATCCCCGACCAGAAGGCGATGGCCGAGAAGAAGATCATCGTCCTCGTACCCGAGGCGGCAGGGGGATCGAACCTCGGGATCATCGTCGACGACGTCCGTTCGGTGCTGCAGGTCGCCGAAGAGGACGTGGAGGGGATGGACGAGAGCCTCTGCCAGGAGGCCTATATCAAGGGGATCATCAGGGAGGGCGCGGGAGAGGGAGGGAACACCGGCTCCACCGGGCTGATAATCTGGATCGATATGGCAAAGATGCTCCAGAACCTGGCCGGAGCAGGCGCCTGA
- a CDS encoding DUF2769 domain-containing protein, translating into MDTFETTLQEMKKMAPEEQKAVMEEKKAMCTCPTCPSYTTCAKNGNELMFCATGKSFMCIPYEKECICPTCPVAKDLGLKYSSFCTRGSEKAQRYENTLWGSKMV; encoded by the coding sequence GTGGACACCTTTGAGACGACACTCCAGGAAATGAAAAAGATGGCCCCGGAAGAGCAGAAGGCGGTCATGGAAGAGAAGAAAGCGATGTGCACCTGCCCGACATGCCCATCCTACACGACCTGCGCAAAGAACGGGAACGAACTGATGTTCTGCGCCACCGGGAAGAGTTTCATGTGCATTCCCTACGAGAAGGAGTGCATCTGCCCGACATGCCCGGTGGCAAAGGACCTGGGCCTTAAATATTCGTCCTTCTGCACAAGGGGATCGGAAAAAGCGCAGCGCTACGAGAACACCCTCTGGGGATCGAAGATGGTCTGA
- the argB gene encoding acetylglutamate kinase: protein MKREEVLMEALPYIQQFHGQTIVIKLGGHAMVDEEVLMNAIKDAILLHYVGMRVVLVHGGGPEITEKMKALGKEPKFVGGLRITDDETLEIAQMVLVGKINDGIVSLVARCGALGVGLSGNDGNLIMAKKIGKQKVVIGDEEHEVDLGYVGEIERINPEILDTLLKNNYIGVVAPIAIDRAGRSLNINADTAAGEIAVALGAFKLINLTDVDGVMDKERTQVFRRLRVTETEDLMADGTISEGMIPKIGSCVRAVRGGVPHAHIVNGNKPHTILLELFTDAGVGTMITE, encoded by the coding sequence ATGAAGCGCGAAGAAGTGTTGATGGAGGCGCTGCCCTACATCCAGCAGTTCCACGGCCAGACGATCGTGATCAAGCTCGGCGGCCATGCGATGGTCGACGAGGAAGTGCTGATGAACGCGATCAAGGACGCCATCCTCCTCCACTATGTCGGGATGCGGGTCGTCCTGGTCCACGGCGGCGGCCCCGAGATCACCGAGAAGATGAAGGCCCTGGGCAAGGAGCCGAAGTTCGTCGGCGGGCTGCGGATCACCGACGACGAGACCCTGGAGATCGCCCAGATGGTGCTCGTCGGCAAGATCAACGACGGCATCGTCTCCCTGGTCGCCCGGTGCGGTGCTCTCGGGGTCGGGCTCTCGGGTAACGACGGCAACCTGATCATGGCGAAGAAGATCGGCAAGCAAAAGGTCGTGATCGGCGACGAGGAGCACGAGGTCGACCTCGGCTATGTCGGCGAAATCGAGCGGATCAACCCGGAGATCCTGGACACCCTGCTGAAGAACAACTATATCGGCGTGGTCGCCCCGATCGCCATCGACCGGGCCGGTCGCAGCCTTAACATCAACGCTGACACGGCGGCCGGCGAGATCGCCGTCGCCCTCGGCGCCTTCAAACTGATCAACCTTACCGACGTCGACGGCGTGATGGACAAGGAGCGCACGCAGGTCTTCCGCCGTCTCCGCGTCACCGAGACCGAGGACCTGATGGCCGACGGCACGATCTCCGAGGGGATGATCCCGAAGATCGGCTCCTGCGTCAGGGCGGTGCGCGGCGGGGTGCCCCACGCCCATATCGTCAACGGGAACAAGCCCCACACGATCCTCCTCGAACTCTTCACCGACGCCGGCGTCGGGACGATGATCACCGAGTGA
- the argJ gene encoding bifunctional glutamate N-acetyltransferase/amino-acid acetyltransferase ArgJ: MRSICAIEGVEAAGIKEGKYGLAIIRASGTAAATFTSNLVSAAPVNLMRERIAAGRLEAIVVNSGCANAYTGKKGYADAVEMSRIAAGALGIEADRIGIASTGVIGRYLDLERIGRQCKEVVPLLEHSAAAETAAARAIMTTDLVEKHALIEADGFSVGGICKGSGMIAPNMGTMIGVIYTDAEIGAADLQTSLRLAVRRSFNRVVVDGDESTNDCAFCTATGAAGRVPQAEFDAALQACCASLAQQIAADGEGATKLIEVRVSGAVDEEAAEAVARTVVGSSLVKTAVYGEDPNWGRVIAAAGRAGVRFDPDAVSLTIGEGEAETPLVRDGVIVSDLVRAKAAMHGRRVVFTLAIGEGEGSAAAWGCDLTEKYVEINGKYTT, from the coding sequence ATGAGGAGTATCTGCGCCATCGAGGGCGTCGAGGCGGCAGGCATAAAGGAGGGGAAGTACGGCCTCGCCATCATCCGCGCCAGCGGCACCGCTGCGGCGACCTTCACCTCCAACCTGGTCTCTGCCGCCCCGGTGAACCTGATGCGCGAGCGTATTGCGGCCGGGCGGCTTGAGGCGATCGTCGTGAACTCCGGGTGCGCAAACGCCTACACCGGGAAGAAGGGCTACGCGGACGCCGTCGAGATGAGCCGGATCGCTGCCGGTGCCCTCGGGATCGAGGCCGACCGGATCGGGATCGCCAGCACCGGCGTGATCGGCCGGTACCTGGACCTCGAGCGGATCGGGCGACAGTGCAAAGAGGTCGTCCCGCTCCTCGAGCACTCGGCCGCGGCCGAGACAGCGGCGGCCCGCGCCATCATGACCACCGATCTGGTGGAGAAGCATGCTCTCATCGAGGCCGACGGCTTTTCGGTCGGCGGGATCTGCAAGGGGAGCGGGATGATCGCCCCGAACATGGGCACGATGATCGGCGTCATCTACACCGACGCCGAGATCGGCGCCGCCGACCTGCAGACCTCCCTGCGACTGGCAGTGCGGCGGAGCTTCAACCGCGTCGTGGTGGACGGCGACGAGAGCACGAACGACTGCGCCTTCTGCACGGCGACGGGTGCCGCCGGCAGGGTGCCGCAGGCTGAGTTCGACGCCGCTCTCCAGGCATGCTGCGCCTCGCTTGCGCAGCAGATCGCCGCCGACGGCGAGGGTGCCACAAAGCTGATCGAGGTGCGGGTTTCGGGTGCGGTCGACGAGGAGGCGGCCGAGGCCGTCGCCAGGACGGTCGTGGGATCGTCCCTGGTGAAAACGGCGGTCTACGGCGAGGACCCGAACTGGGGCCGCGTGATCGCCGCCGCCGGGCGCGCCGGCGTGCGTTTCGATCCTGACGCCGTCTCCCTCACCATCGGCGAGGGCGAGGCCGAGACCCCCCTTGTCAGGGACGGCGTCATCGTCTCAGACCTGGTGCGGGCGAAGGCGGCGATGCACGGCCGCCGCGTGGTCTTCACTCTCGCGATCGGCGAGGGCGAGGGTTCGGCCGCGGCCTGGGGCTGCGACCTCACCGAGAAATACGTCGAGATCAACGGGAAGTACACCACATGA
- a CDS encoding CBS domain-containing protein, with the protein MKVREIMTVDPVTVSPEETVRRAASLLRRHNVSGLPVVDENGVVGMVTEADILALLKTGDLSSDLWLPSPLEFIEVPIREAINWEKTRAALSDVGEVKVRRVMSMPAIVISPDEEIDRAAAVMLKEGVARLPVVENGRLVGIVARRDIVQGLGASFSEEGGVE; encoded by the coding sequence ATGAAAGTGCGTGAAATCATGACTGTAGACCCGGTCACCGTCTCGCCCGAGGAAACGGTGCGCCGGGCGGCGTCGCTCCTGCGGCGGCACAATGTGAGCGGACTCCCTGTCGTCGATGAGAACGGGGTTGTCGGCATGGTCACCGAGGCCGATATTCTCGCCCTGCTCAAGACCGGCGATCTCTCCAGCGATCTCTGGCTCCCTTCCCCCCTCGAGTTCATCGAGGTGCCGATCAGGGAGGCGATCAACTGGGAGAAGACGAGGGCGGCGCTCTCAGATGTCGGCGAGGTGAAGGTGCGGAGGGTGATGTCGATGCCGGCGATCGTCATCTCCCCTGACGAGGAGATCGATCGGGCGGCGGCCGTGATGCTGAAGGAGGGCGTCGCCCGCCTCCCGGTCGTCGAAAACGGCCGCCTTGTCGGGATCGTCGCCCGCCGGGACATCGTGCAGGGTCTTGGCGCCTCGTTCTCCGAGGAAGGTGGGGTGGAATGA
- the argC gene encoding N-acetyl-gamma-glutamyl-phosphate reductase, with amino-acid sequence MDVAIVGASGYAGGELIRLLQTHSEAEVVTATSRALEGRPVSSQHPHLRGYTDLAFSNPAPGDIDADFVFLAVPHTAAMNYAGALLEGGARVVDLSADYRLPKAVFEAVYGVPHTDYFEAPYGIPELRRDEVRGKQFVSNPGCFPTGATLAAAPLARQAAYVIYDSKTGVSGAGDNPSATTHYPNVADGVNAYKWTSHRHLAEMKQELAALGSSAHCFFTPHLVPVNRGILTTAHIILKEPMGQEEVEALYRHFYQGEYFVRLQKPTLSAVRGSNFCDIGVESEGERVVVVSAIDNLVKGAAGQAIQNMNIMCGYAENDGLKVPPCLP; translated from the coding sequence ATGGATGTCGCAATCGTAGGGGCGTCGGGCTATGCCGGCGGTGAACTGATCCGCCTCCTCCAGACTCATTCTGAGGCTGAAGTGGTCACGGCGACCTCGCGTGCACTGGAGGGCCGTCCCGTCTCCTCCCAGCACCCGCACCTGCGGGGCTATACCGATCTCGCCTTCTCAAACCCTGCTCCCGGGGATATCGACGCTGACTTCGTCTTTCTGGCGGTGCCGCACACCGCGGCAATGAACTATGCCGGCGCTCTCCTTGAGGGCGGGGCGCGGGTCGTCGACCTCTCGGCCGACTACCGGCTGCCAAAGGCGGTCTTCGAGGCCGTCTATGGCGTCCCCCACACCGACTACTTCGAAGCGCCGTACGGCATCCCCGAGCTCCGCCGCGACGAGGTCCGGGGGAAGCAGTTCGTCTCGAACCCTGGGTGTTTCCCTACGGGTGCGACCCTTGCGGCGGCGCCGCTCGCCAGGCAGGCGGCCTACGTGATCTACGACTCCAAGACCGGTGTCTCGGGCGCGGGAGACAACCCCTCGGCGACCACCCATTACCCGAACGTGGCCGACGGCGTGAACGCCTACAAGTGGACGTCGCACCGGCACCTCGCCGAGATGAAGCAGGAACTCGCCGCCCTGGGATCGTCGGCGCACTGCTTCTTCACGCCGCACCTCGTCCCGGTGAACCGCGGGATCCTGACGACGGCGCACATCATCCTGAAAGAGCCGATGGGGCAGGAAGAGGTGGAGGCGCTCTACCGCCACTTCTACCAGGGCGAGTACTTCGTCCGCCTCCAGAAGCCCACCCTTTCCGCGGTGCGGGGGAGCAACTTCTGCGACATCGGGGTGGAGAGCGAGGGCGAACGAGTCGTCGTCGTCTCGGCTATCGATAACCTGGTCAAGGGCGCTGCAGGGCAGGCGATCCAGAATATGAACATCATGTGCGGCTATGCCGAAAATGACGGGCTGAAAGTGCCCCCGTGCCTCCCGTAA
- a CDS encoding ADP-ribosylglycohydrolase family protein produces the protein MLDRFRGCMLGAAIGDALGMPGESAAMNLSHMYQGYRRAWKWHPNAHLEPGQYTDDTQIMLLVAGLIASGNYSEERYAADLARLCMEGDLRFPDGSVMSACEHLLTCGIEKSGVSSDTSGCIPLAVPFALRYSDAVERSGRLVKACSVTHTNPVAHAGAVTVAALLASAVHGEREPFAAAVRCAAAEDPELGRRIGRALGLEQEGISLEGALPSIGSDVSIYQTVPIAFFLMGRYSDPANLLYVAANIGGNTDTIAFICGAYIGAKFGVSALPPDLLAGLENREGIDRLAGLLFDAASHPLPA, from the coding sequence ATGCTGGACCGCTTCAGGGGCTGCATGCTCGGGGCCGCCATCGGCGACGCACTCGGCATGCCCGGTGAGAGTGCGGCGATGAACCTCTCCCACATGTACCAGGGCTATCGCCGGGCCTGGAAATGGCATCCGAACGCCCATCTGGAGCCCGGCCAGTACACCGACGACACCCAGATCATGCTCCTGGTCGCAGGCCTGATCGCCTCCGGGAACTATTCGGAGGAGCGTTATGCCGCCGATCTGGCGCGGCTCTGCATGGAGGGCGATCTCCGCTTCCCGGACGGATCGGTGATGTCGGCCTGCGAACATCTCCTCACCTGCGGGATCGAAAAAAGCGGCGTCAGCTCCGATACCTCGGGGTGCATCCCCCTTGCCGTGCCGTTCGCCCTCCGGTACAGCGACGCGGTGGAGCGCTCCGGCCGCCTGGTGAAGGCCTGTTCGGTCACGCACACGAACCCGGTCGCCCACGCCGGGGCGGTGACGGTGGCCGCCCTCCTCGCCAGCGCCGTCCATGGCGAACGGGAACCTTTCGCCGCGGCGGTGCGCTGTGCGGCGGCCGAGGATCCCGAACTCGGGAGGCGGATCGGCCGTGCTCTTGGGCTCGAACAGGAGGGGATCAGCCTTGAAGGCGCCCTTCCCTCCATCGGGAGCGACGTCTCCATCTACCAGACCGTCCCGATCGCCTTTTTCCTGATGGGGCGGTACAGCGACCCTGCAAACCTCCTGTACGTGGCGGCGAACATCGGTGGGAACACCGACACGATCGCCTTCATCTGCGGGGCCTATATCGGTGCGAAATTCGGCGTGAGCGCGCTCCCTCCCGACCTGCTCGCCGGGCTTGAGAACCGGGAGGGGATCGATCGCCTGGCCGGCCTGCTCTTCGACGCCGCATCGCATCCCTTACCTGCCTGA
- a CDS encoding ATP-binding cassette domain-containing protein, with translation MDPEITEITVLPGRDKNGMQETFDRIVIRPGETLSIVGPTGSGKSALIGDIEIFAREDTATGRTVLVNGGMPPEDLVRDPSKKPVALITQNTKCLADLTVQEFLSMHVRSRRIERDGIVAETIALANEFTGEEITAGARMTALSGGQTRSLMVADAITIGNTPIIILDEVENAGIFKDRVIETLRAYGKAVIFVTHDPLVSLMCDRRIVMRNGTVTKIIERDGEEEKALAAIRKMDGILSALRERIRAGESITEAAFAS, from the coding sequence ATGGACCCGGAGATCACCGAGATCACCGTTCTCCCGGGGAGGGACAAGAACGGCATGCAGGAGACCTTCGATCGGATCGTGATCAGACCTGGCGAAACGCTCTCCATCGTCGGCCCCACCGGATCGGGCAAGAGCGCCCTTATCGGGGACATCGAGATCTTCGCCAGGGAGGATACGGCCACCGGCAGGACCGTTCTGGTCAACGGGGGGATGCCACCCGAGGATCTCGTGCGGGACCCATCAAAAAAACCGGTCGCCCTGATCACCCAGAACACGAAGTGCCTCGCCGATCTCACGGTGCAGGAGTTCCTCTCGATGCATGTGCGGTCGAGACGGATCGAGCGTGACGGGATCGTTGCGGAGACGATCGCCCTCGCAAACGAGTTCACCGGCGAAGAGATCACCGCCGGCGCACGGATGACCGCGCTCTCGGGCGGCCAGACGCGCTCGCTGATGGTAGCCGACGCCATCACGATCGGCAACACCCCGATCATCATCCTGGACGAGGTCGAGAACGCCGGTATCTTCAAGGACCGGGTGATCGAGACCCTCAGGGCATATGGAAAAGCGGTCATCTTCGTCACGCACGACCCTCTCGTTTCCCTGATGTGCGACCGGCGGATCGTGATGCGCAACGGCACCGTGACAAAGATCATCGAGCGCGACGGGGAGGAGGAAAAGGCCCTTGCCGCCATCAGAAAAATGGACGGGATCCTTTCTGCCCTGAGAGAGCGGATCCGCGCCGGCGAGTCGATCACCGAAGCCGCATTCGCCT